In the Clavelina lepadiformis chromosome 8, kaClaLepa1.1, whole genome shotgun sequence genome, one interval contains:
- the LOC143468956 gene encoding hepatocyte growth factor receptor-like, with protein sequence MPSLKDITVSKEDASRFLTRKLLKNSWNHFEELQQGNLERECYEETCSWEEAREVFETDVNKLDEFWADYTGVNNNASEDNPVGVILGVCFGIFGFIIVAIIVYIVWKKRKGELDEKITQSAQPYNPYPILSYYASRKGPSASNNYETPLLDAFDSELAMGLSQCYLERERLQLGEVITGGNFGDIWKGKLKTRDGTHIDVAVKSLKNLQDPEDIEKFLREGVMMRGLDHPNVLSLIGVCVDADVDQGRTSPLIVLPFMKNGDLRTFLRDGNNVLTVLHLIKFCANVALGMEYLAEKKFVHRDLAARNCMVGEDWNVKVADFGLSRDLYDRDYYRSSVKTQLPLKWMPPESIKYGRYDEKTDVWSFGIVCWEIMTRGAIPYPTIQAAAILEYLSEGKRMDRPECCPYKLYKIMKICWDDDPEKRPTFQELVASTNNVVRDAKKSVKRRSHASEEGSSGAGTSRASNNPYQNSFKEDEPRPKPKPRTSLKLKAGERRDKFSPRGEKEEEDGRKERREKRRKQREHRGEGDHFGEPTDGRRSSSSQVQSSTTQEPEVGIYNAADEHGRTITV encoded by the exons ATGCCATCTTTGAAAGACATTACTGTCAGCAAGGAAGATGCAAGTAGGTTTTTAACTAGAAAGCTTTTGAAAAACTCGTGGAACCATTTTGAAGAACTACAACAAGGAAACTTAGAACGAGAATGTTACGAAGAAACTTGCAGCTGGGAGGAGGCGAGAGAGGTTTTTGAGACCGATGTAAATAAATTG GATGAGTTTTGGGCGGATTACACCGGGGTGAATAACAATGCCAGCGAGGACAATCCTGTTGGTGTCATTCTTGGTGTTTGCTTTGGCATATTTGGATTTATTATTGTTGCCATCATTGTTTACATTGTTTGGAAAAAACGAAAGGGTGAGCTAGACGAAAAAATCACACAAAGTGCCCAACCTTACAATCCTTATCCAATTCTCAGTTACTATGCAAGTAGAAAAG GCCCTTCCGCTTCAAACAATTATGAAACTCCACTGTTAGATGCCTTTGACAGTGAGCTTGCTATGGGATTAAGTCAGTGTTACCTGGAACGTGAAAGATTGCAGCTTGGTGAAGTGATCACTGGCGGTAACTTTGGTGACATTTGGAAAGGAAAGCTGAAGACGCGAGATGGAACTCACATTGACGTTGCTGTAAAGAGTCTCAAAA ATCTTCAGGATCCAGAAGACATTGAGAAGTTCCTTCGCGAAGGCGTGATGATGCGAGGATTGGATCATCCGAATGTTCTCTCCTTGATCGGAGTTTGTGTCGATGCTGACGTTGATCAAGGTCGGACATCTCCTCTCATAGTGCTCCCATTCATGAAAAATGGCGACCTTCGAACATTTCTACGGGATGGCAATAAT GTTTTGACTGTCTTACACTTGATAAAGTTTTGTGCTAATGTTGCACTTGGCATGGAGTACCTAGctgaaaagaaatttgtcCATCGAGATTTGGCCGCTCGCAATTGCAT GGTTGGTGAAGATTGGAATGTCAAAGTTGCTGACTTTGGCTTGTCGCGTGACCTTTATGACCGTGATTACTATAGGAGCAGTGTGAAAACACAACTTCCATTGAAATGGATGCCACCAGAAAGCATTAAATATGGCAGATATGATGAAAAGACGGATGTG TGGTCTTTCGGAATTGTTTGTTGGGAAATTATGACAAGGGGGGCAATCCCATACCCCACCATCCAAGCCGCTGCCATACTTGAGTATCTAAGTGAAGGAAAGCGGATGGACAGACCTGAGTGCTGCCCTTATAAACT ataCAAAATTATGAAGATTTGTTGGGATGATGACCCAGAGAAAAGACCGACTTTCCAGGAGTTAGTCGCATCAACAAACAATGTTGTTCGAGATGCAAAGAAGTCTGTCAAAAGAAGAAGTCATGCGTCTGAGGAAGGGTCATCCGGGGCTGGTACAAGCAGAGCTTCCAACAACCCTTATCAGAACAGTTTTAAAGAAGATGAACCACG GCCTAAACCAAAGCCACGCACGTCGCTTAAGTTGAAAGCAGGAGAGAGACGAGACAAATTTTCTCCTAGAGGAGAGAAAGAGGAAGAAGACGGCCGCAAGGAGAGAAGAGAGAAACGGCGAAAACAAAGAGAGCATCGAGGAGAAGGGGATCACTTTGgagagccaactgatggaag GCGGTCATCATCCAGTCAAGTGCAGTCAAGTACTACTCAGGAGCCTGAAGTTGGAATTTATAATGCTGCTGATGAACATGGAAGAACGATAACAGTCTGA